The following coding sequences are from one Treponema bryantii window:
- a CDS encoding lysylphosphatidylglycerol synthase transmembrane domain-containing protein has translation MKKKVLWAVITTILSVLTIYTLFYNSGLSLTELWQDIKEASPLWLVPAALCMLGFIFFEGRSLVLILRTLGYPAKKRRGFLYASADIYFSSITPSATGGQPASAYFMHKDGVTAVEVTVSLILNLTMYTLAIITLGLISLIFFPRIFIDFALPCKIMILIGILAMGLLTAFFIILLKKQSILLKFGNLIIKIIHKLHFKNTAERFKLKLDTMIENYNECVITLAGKKRLLVKTYLLNLLQRTAQILVTVFCYYAMHGNLANGLKIFVIQTYIVMGSNFIPVPGAVGISEFLMYLGYSMLLSEEGAYTLAILSRGISFYTCSIISIFTVILGYIMIRLRSNKRKKEGIK, from the coding sequence ATGAAAAAAAAGGTTTTGTGGGCCGTCATTACAACCATTCTTTCTGTACTGACTATTTACACCCTCTTTTACAACAGCGGACTTTCTCTTACCGAGTTATGGCAGGATATTAAAGAAGCCTCTCCTTTATGGCTCGTACCTGCTGCCCTTTGTATGCTGGGATTTATCTTTTTTGAAGGCCGCTCACTTGTTTTAATTTTACGAACCCTTGGATATCCTGCAAAAAAACGCCGTGGCTTTTTATATGCTTCAGCTGACATTTACTTTTCATCAATTACACCTTCAGCAACTGGAGGACAGCCGGCAAGTGCTTACTTTATGCATAAAGATGGTGTTACTGCAGTTGAAGTTACAGTTTCTTTGATTTTAAACCTTACAATGTACACTCTCGCAATCATCACACTTGGTTTAATTTCTCTGATTTTCTTCCCTAGAATTTTTATTGATTTCGCCCTTCCCTGCAAAATAATGATTTTAATCGGTATTCTTGCAATGGGTTTACTTACAGCATTCTTTATTATTCTGTTGAAAAAACAGAGTATTCTTTTGAAGTTCGGTAATCTGATTATCAAAATCATTCATAAGCTTCATTTCAAAAATACAGCAGAAAGATTTAAGCTTAAGCTCGATACAATGATTGAGAACTATAATGAATGTGTTATAACTCTTGCAGGTAAAAAAAGACTGCTGGTAAAAACATATCTTCTTAATTTACTGCAGAGAACTGCACAGATTCTTGTTACAGTTTTCTGTTATTATGCTATGCACGGAAATCTTGCAAACGGTCTAAAGATTTTCGTAATTCAGACTTATATTGTAATGGGATCAAACTTTATTCCGGTCCCTGGTGCCGTTGGAATTTCAGAATTCCTTATGTATTTAGGTTATTCAATGCTTTTAAGTGAAGAAGGCGCATATACCCTTGCTATTCTTAGTAGAGGTATATCATTCTATACTTGTAGCATTATCAGTATTTTTACTGTAATATTAGGATATATAATGATTCGTTTAAGATCAAATAAACGAAAAAAAGAGGGAATAAAATGA